AAGTAGGGCCTTAAACGTGTAAACAGATTTGTATTTGATGAGGAAATGAGAAAAGGTTCACTTCTACCATCAGATGTCATGCTGCTTATGTTTCTGGCAACATAAGGTTAAATGAGAAAAAGAGGGAATTACcaacaaatgtgtaaataatCAACCAAAAGCTGAATATAAGATAAGTAAAACAAAGTAATAATGCAACGACCAAATATGTGATTATAAATCGATAACTAACATATTTTTCCAACACTATGCATTAGCGCATTTATATAGCATTAGGTTGATACAGAACACTATCTGTCATGCTTGGGTGAAGGAAAGTTGATGAGATAACTTATTacccaaaaaatgacatataaattgaatgtgtttactaaaaaaagatagataaaaatagtttttttaaaaaagagataCAAATAAGTATTTAGTGACAATTCAACCTTTTGATTCCATACCCGAATAACAGCATTCAAAACAGTAACCTCCTTATATACAGCGAGGTTCACAAACCTTTGCATCCAGGTTttatatgttctttttttcacagACTTCTAAGTTCTCGTCAATATCCATAGCTTGTGAACGCCCTATTTAAGATATGAGACATCTGCTTTCATCATTGTTTACTGAACAGTCTCAAGGCCACAAGGGAGTCAGTAGATTTTCAGCGCTTGCTCCCCCCTTCCTGCCCAGTGTGGTCATAATCTGCTTGCACTAAATCTCGCTGGAGGAGGAGCCAATAAAAACTGGGTTTGGCCACACTCCACTGCCTTTGCATTGTGCAAATGCACATACAATACCAGCACACAAGCATGCATGGAAGACAGCTATCAGCTgagtttaattttgtatttctcTGTGCAGTTCTTTTCATTCCTGCTGATCATATTTGCCATCGAGATAGCCGCTGGATTCTGGGGCTTTTCATACCAGAACAAGGTAAACTAACTACAGTGTGTTCTTAAAATGGATGCCATGATGCttaaagacagaataaaagtaaaagcaagAGCACTTCACATACAGGGGCATCTCAGtatattagaatattattgaaaccATAATTTACTGcagtaattcagttcaaaaagcaacacattagACAGATTTATCAAATACCCagtctatgtatttatttccttaCGTTAGACCAATGCAAAAGacttaaatgcaaaaatttCATGTTATGGTCCACACAACAAGACAACTGCTGACATTACAGTTCTCCAGCAGTCACTGCTGGCCACAAAAGGAGATTGCTAAAAAAGCTGGTTGGTGTATTCACACACATTGAGTCATTGAGTACTCTTTATTTTAGGTAAAAGCACAATAATTTAGTACAACACAAAGGACAACAAATAAAGGttattttaaagacattatcaaaaattaacatttttgacttCGGAGTCTTAGTTGTGACAAGATTTTTAGTTTACCATGCTTGTGATTGTGTTGCAGGTGTTGGATCTGATCAATGGATTCTACAGACAGACATACGAAGAGTACAGTAAAACAAGAGATGAGGGCCTAAAGGAGACTCTGCGTTTGATCCAAAATGAGGTGAGACTTGTTGGACTTTAttcctgctttttattttctctgactAACAATTATCTGGACcgttaataattaatcacaaaGGGGGGGATTTTGacagcaaataaatgttttacctaAGTCAGATGAGTATTTCTTAGAGCTGGAGTAGAACTACTATATCCCAGTTGTGTCTTTGTAAGACCTGTAGCTTTATCTGCGAGGCAGCATAATTATGCACAGCATAACTATGGAAGTGAAGGTACAGAAGCTAAAATGGAAAATTCTTCAATCATATTCTCAACTCAGGCTTGGGAACATTTCCATGACTCCAAAAAATTGAGAACTACAGAACAAGCCAGTATTTTACAGTATCTCTTCAAAACACATAGACTAATTAGGTTACATTGCACTATGTTATCTGTCTGTTTCCAGTTAAACTGCTGCGGTCTCAAGGGTAGGATGGGAGAAACTTATCCTGATCTTTGTCCCCCTGCGGAAAATCTTGACATGTTCATTATTAAGGTACAACCACGACCTAAATTATCCAACAAATGTTTTATCTCTGTTGTGACTGTACAATTTGTGTTATGAGTGCCCATGTATTGTTATGGAAACATCTGTTTGCAGGAGTTTGCACAGTCTCTGGCtctctgttatttttatctgtatatATCATGTTGTTGAGCATGCTGTAAAGCAAGGAAACTGAATGACTCCTATCTATTACAGAGCTGTCCTGATGCCATCGACGAGGTGTTTAACTCCAAGTTACACATTGTTGGAGGAATAGGGATCACAATTGGGGTCATTATGGTGAGTGTGCAGCTGGCATACCTTAACACACATTTTAGTCACTTGTTTCAGAAGGGTCTCCAACTCAAGGCTCGGAAATCACTATGCAAAGGCcctcacaaacaacaaaaagtgtttattttaactgaaatgTTTACATAACAGGTTTGGGGaatagtatattttatttaattaattattaatttcattgtatttttcattaatatgtaAAGTAAAACAGGTCTTGATGTGTTTAATTTAGAGTGACTTGCAGAAGTGCTAATACCACTTGAACCttcttacattttgtcatgttacaactacaatctttttttaaaatttatttagaaCATGATAGAAGCATAAAATCACAAACGGATAAGAACACGGAATGCAAAAGGCACATATTTTTGTACTacaataatcttaacatgctggaaaaggagtaggaagaagtaagaaactCCTTCCCCATAAACTCATACCATCTcctcattattaaataaaaaaaaataaaataaaataaatataggttaattaatttttcattttatattttacatgtgtCTAAATATATACATCAATACATCCATACCTACACACACTCATATGCATTAGCCTCAATTTACATGTACACATTAGAGCTATCTCTCATCCATATTTCTATATCTTGGGAAAACCTCCTTcttatatttccttttaaattgtattacattttgactttgttttagctccttattttttaaaatgaaattacaccatgaattgaaattacaaaagcTCTTTCTTGTTGTGCGTATACTACGAATCCTTAAGTTTGAGTAACCCTTTAAGTCATATCCCCTTTCTCTTTCACAAAACATGTTGTGTATGTGCTCAGGTAGCAGTTTGTTTGATGCTTTAAACATAATTTGTGCAATGTTAAATTCCACCAGATCTTGAAATTTTAGAATTCTAGATTTTAAGAATAATGGGTTTGTGTGCTCATAAAAACTGACATTATGGATGATTCTAATGGCTCGTTTCTGTAGGAAACTCAATGGTTGTAAAGAGATTTTGTAATTAATTCCCTACACTTCTGaacaatatgttaaatatggcaaAATCAGATAGTTATGTAGAATACGAAGTGATTTATTATTCGGAATATGTCTAGCTTTATCCAGGACTGATGAACTTCTACAtagtttattctgtaaatgtttaaatatcttaaatgtaTCCTATTAGGATTTTGTGGtaaatcaatacaaaatggcactAATTATGCAGTAGAAGGGAagggaaacattttgtttctcaaaTTCTAAAAACGAAGcttacatttgtatttagcctCCCTAGTACTTATacttataaataaaatccagagcaaCCAATTATGTTTATAGGCCACCTCCTTAGTAAATACAGAGGGGATGTATGTGCAATTTCAGCTCAGTATAaaaacagctgttctgtgagAGCCTTAATgtacaaacagcatcatgaagaccaaggaacacaacaGAAAGGTCAGGGGAGAAGATAAAGTAGAGGGTCAAATGTTTCACAGAGCACTGTTAATCAGATGGACATTTTGGTTCAAgtgtaaaatacagaaaactaaCACCCTCACACTGAACACACCATGTTAACAATGAAACTTGGTGGTGGCAGCAACATTATGCACAGGGGATTCTTTTCTTCAACACAAACAGTGAAACTGGTCAGAGTAGAGGTAGAGACAACAATCCAAGACATACAGCCATTCACAGATATGGAAAcattcacacttttttttcatccagtgaAACTGGTTAGAGGCATATACCTATAAGATGTGCAGCTGCGATTGTAGCATCAGGTGTATCTACAAAGGATTGACTCAGACGGAATACATCAAGAACACATGATGTGCATGTCacccttttcagattttcatttgcaaaaatattttgaaaaccatttttttcttcacctaaCAACTCATGGAAACTTCATAAGCAGTATGTTTATCACATGGCTTCTTTGCAATTCTAGACTATTTTAATTGGGACTAGGGAGAGCCAAATAATTCAGACGATTGCAAAGGTAGCAGATATTTAGGAATGGATAATACACACATATAATATACCCTTTGTATTTCTCCAACAGGTGTTTGGGTTGATCTTTACCATGCTCCTGTGCTGTGCCATCAGGAAATCTCGGGAGGTGGTGTAGCACCCACTGGCAGTCATTGTTATTGTTGCATGATGTCATTCTCAGAGTCTTCACtgccaacaaaaataaatcacttattTTTAAGGAGGGTGCTAACCTAAGCTAAGAAGGGTTAACCTAATTCTTACTGTAGAGAACGTGAAGGTGTGATGCACTTGATTTAAGTCAATCTGGTTTATTTATGTACAGAGTTTTAAGAATTGTGCTACTACACagcataaaacatttcatactAACCTTCTggtcaatgtttttttaatgtatagaCTGGCCTTTCCGGCACAGTAATTATCAAGTTCCAGCATTAAgccaaataatttttaacaacATAGATATATGTAAAGCCAACACACATTCTatggagacaaaaataaaagttgggtttttttatgctACAATTGGCTTACTTTATAAATATGGTCCAAAGTGAAAGAGAATTTTGTCAGTAAACAGATTTTGGCAgaatgtttgcttgtttgtttctgagcgttttttttccatcttttatcTAAATGAGACCAAAGCTAATCAGAAGCTAGAAGAGGTTACCTCAAAAGACAGAGTTCATGTCCCAACATAATTTCACATTCTCCCAGTATATCAGTAAATCAGCGACACCTTTGCTCGTAAGATAGATGCAATGTTTTTACTATATCCATGTATAGAACGGGTGCCATCTGCATCAATAGCAGTGTAGTACTGAAATGTGTAAATTTGTGGTTATTTGACTGAAATCGGCATTTGTGAGCTTCTAACTAGCGAAACAGCATGTCAGTGTGTATTGatgatattgatttattgatggCGACCACTTTGGATATCCTGCTAATGGAAACACCACCACTTCAGTGCAACACAGAAGTAAACAAGGCAACAAAACCGATGATGGCTAGCAGCCAAATAAATGCCAAGCTAAAATCTACGAGATATTTGTGGTTTAAACAAGCTTGATGTTACAGTAGCATTCGGCTCAATTTTTTtctgggatttattttttaatttgtgcttGTTTGAAACgccttttatttgtttgtttttttttcaatttttgtatgttttatatttctgtttgtacatttttggaTGCTTGGTGTGTGTATGTTATATGCAGTTTAAGCATTTTGCAGTGTCCTCTTGATTTGACagaataatttcatttatacaCTATGCACTGTAACACTATGTTAACAAGAGCCAAATACAATAAAGTGATTTAAGTTGaatttgaggatttttttgATCTGTCTTGGACTCACAAGCACACATTCCAAGAAATTATATTCTCACAGGTTGCTTTTAATCATGATACCTAAGCATTTTTTATGATAccatacttttccagactgtTCCCCAGAGTTTCTAGTTCTTTTGTGTTCacttgaaaaaaatcaagtattAAAATTCAACATGAACTTATTGTAAATATGTCTGCAGTgcaaatgctttaaaatggcaATCTTCAAAAACAAGGCAGACTAAAGAATTGAAGAATGCAAAACACGAAGGAGGCTGTTTGGAAGAGACTGTAAGGAAGCAAGGATGGACACATGAAGAAATAAGGGAAGGACACAAGGGAGGGTGGGAGGACAGGCATTAGAAAGGGACAGAAATGGAAAGGATGGACACAATAAAGTAGGGAAGGGGGGCACAATAAAGAAAGGAATGACAtaagtgaaaagaaacaaaggaaaaagggaatggaagaaacagaaaaaagaaggtAAGGGTGACAAGAATATAAGAAATTACAAACAGAGGAATTGAAAGAAGGAGACTGAAGTGAAGATCAAGATCACAATGAAGGTTGGACATAATGTTTAGATAATAGGTTAGAAAACAAAGactatttgactttttcatacGTTTCCATATCTAAGCAATGTAAAATCCAATTCCATTCTTTTTCCAGACTGCGCTGGAACTCTGTTTAATCATATGGACACCAAACATGAATAATTTACTATTTCACTGAGTGTACTTGGTGTGCACTACAAAAAGGCATGCCAGGACTAGAAAGGCTGAGGTGTCCTGATAACACAATGACACTTTCAGTTTGTTCCCTAGTgtgcagaggaaaaaaaacaaacacccacTCCCTCAACTTTTTCCACTTTGATTTTGGTGACAATCAACAGTGACTCATAGAGatcataaacaaagaaaatagctGGCTTTGATTAAGACAAAGTGATTCTGAGTCACTTTGTCTTAATTAAATTGTGGAAAATTTGTCTCAAAAACTAAGGATGCAGAAGTAGCAGTAAACAGAAGGCTGTGTAATAGATTAAGAGTCTAATTAAAATCCAGATGACTCAGTTTCTCCCAGAGATAGAGGTGAAAACAGCATTTGTGTTCCTCTGATTACAGCACAAGGAAGCAAACTATGATTTGGCTGTTGAAAGTTGGGTGCTGCCAAAGCTCCACTACGCAGATAAGGCTGATTGCAAAAAGGAGAGTACTTACTTGTAAGACTATGTTTCTGTGCTGTTACAACAGTAAGTTTCTTTTGTGCACACCAAACTGTGAGGCTCAAAGGAATATAGGAGGACAAAGATAAGAAAGAggcattttgaaaaacaaataatgacgCAGATGagcttttcctttttcctaAGAGTGAATTACTTCATGGATGTATAGTGCTGTGAAAACAATTtctcccgtttttttttttttgtttgtttgttttatttggtcaTACTTAAATATTTTAGGTGATCAAGCAAATTGTATTGTCAGAAAATCTGAGTTaatacaaaatgtagttttcaaaaattttaatttagtaaGAAACAATGGTTATCTGTACCAACACTATATGAAAGAACAGCTGGGTTCCATAATTAATTTTGAACTACACTTATTTTTTGTTGGTTCAATTTCACTACTCACACCAACGCTTCATTAATGGTAGAAttgtagaatcaagaaatcactgAAACTGAACATGAAGCGAGTTAACAGATCTCAAAACTGAATACATGATTTAATGATCCGCAGaaattcagattaaaaacaaattcagtcaGTCCGTGAAGGCTTACAACGCCAAAACAAATCTACAATAAGAAGCAGGTCAAAATTCCTCCTCAAAGAAAGACTTCTTGCCAGATATCACAAATGATTTATTGCAGTTGTTGCTGTCAACTTTGGCACAATCACTTATTGGGTTTATTTAGAATTTACTTTTGATGTAGTGATAATGGCTtggatagatttttttcctctcaaaaaGAAGTAGTTACTACTTAAAAACAGCATTCACTCTGTTATCTTTAATATTATgtgtttaaatatataaaacattaggtgtgaggaaaaaaaacaaaaaccagaagaaaaactAGAATGGAGACAAATACATTTCTATGTCACTTTAATTCTAATGTCTAATGTGAAATTATAAGATGTTctccttattttatttgtttggcaAAACCTCATCTCTGTTCATCCATTTGCTTATAAATACAATTCTCtcttatgttttcatttacatATAGTAGACTTTTCACAGATCAAAAGCATTATAGTCTGACAATACTGCAATGAACTatcaagaaaaaacacattgaaaataATTACAGTGCAACTATTTCATCCAAAATTAGATgttctttttctaaatgttgacacaaaaagtacatttctagTTTCCTGTTAGAGCAACACAACTTTAGTCTTCATCCTCGTCCTCTGAGCTTTCCGAGTGAGCATTCAGGGAATTGTGGGACTTTGTGTGTAATATAGTGTGTGTCCAGCAGCACCATGTTCATTCGGAGCAGATTTGTGAGACACTGCAGCACAGCCAGTACCAGCTGATACTTACAAGAGACGGATTCAAGGCCCAAGTCCAAAAGTTTTAATGACATGTTACCCTTGTTACAAGAGCATAAGCTTAGTTTACCATCTGCAAGAGGACCTTCAGTGTGTATGAGGTTTGTGCTGAGGGCATTGGGTTGTCTTGGAATTAAAGCCATGACCCTGGTTTGTGCCTGCAGGAAATGTTTTAGGTTGTGAGAGTAAATCTGCCGGGGCACGCTCAACAGGGCCTTTGCCAAGAGCTGGGAAACTGAACttgtgttaacagaaactgTGCAACTGTGGCCATATTGATGAAGGGCATGGTGCAGCAGAAACTCAAATGTCCCACCAGCAGATATCACACAACCTGTCTCTATCACACATTTCTGATGAAGATGCACTCTGCATGCAGCTTCATTACTTATATTGTCTGCATGTAAAGACGTGCATTCTTCTGATGGGATAGGTTTTCTTTAGAGCCGTCCTGAGTCTTGTGCATGGGCTccaatgctgtcagtagcattcGAAAGGCGTCTTGAAATGCACATGCATGCTGATCAGCCTTGACCTTCACTTGGGGCACAAATCACCAGGCTACAAGGTTTAATTTTGAGTCTTTCTTCACAATCATGGAAGTCCAAATGAACGTatctgtcaaaaacaaaatgacaatagTTAACCTGAATGTTGTACGAGTAGATAACAATGACTTGAAAAATTACACATATatcatgagtttttttttcacagttctACATTGTTACATCCATGAAACATCAATGTATGTTTCAAGATAACTCGAGATCCTCCTATTTTTTCCATGCTGAACACTTTAGTTTAGGCAGTAACAATAGATGAAATGACTTTTAAAATTGATCATACAAAGTAATATCTAAACCCAACAGTAGAATCGAACTTCATTAAGATCAATGAGGCTTgtgcttttatgttttgtgtcatgaaaacttttctttaattctatttatttttgtatacaGAATCATAAGAAAGTATAGTCATAATCACAGATAGATAGAGTGCTGCCAAGCCATGAAGAAGGAACAGCAGGAACctgaaaaaagaggaagtaagtttccagcctgcagaaaGTTTTACAGAACGAAGTCTAAACACTTTGAGTAACTGAATAAGACCCAAtgcaaaatatttgtattaatattgttttaatgctgaatcagagaagctaaaagaGGTTATAGATGTGATTTTGACAATGAACTTGAAATGATGTGGAAAGTGTAACTGCAATCAAAGATCACTGATGTTGTGTTGG
Above is a window of Xiphophorus hellerii strain 12219 chromosome 2, Xiphophorus_hellerii-4.1, whole genome shotgun sequence DNA encoding:
- the cd9a gene encoding CD9 molecule a isoform X1, with the protein product MAALSGGERCIKYLMFAFNLVFWLAGTAVLAIGLWLKLDSKTNSLFQGEDSPYVLYTGVYVMIAVGALMMVMGFLGCCGAIQESPLMLGLFFSFLLIIFAIEIAAGFWGFSYQNKVLDLINGFYRQTYEEYSKTRDEGLKETLRLIQNELNCCGLKGRMGETYPDLCPPAENLDMFIIKSCPDAIDEVFNSKLHIVGGIGITIGVIMVFGLIFTMLLCCAIRKSREVV
- the cd9a gene encoding CD9 molecule a isoform X2, which codes for MALPSGIKCLKYLIFIFNFIFWLAGTAVLAIGLWLKLDSKTNSLFQGEDSPYVLYTGVYVMIAVGALMMVMGFLGCCGAIQESPLMLGLFFSFLLIIFAIEIAAGFWGFSYQNKVLDLINGFYRQTYEEYSKTRDEGLKETLRLIQNELNCCGLKGRMGETYPDLCPPAENLDMFIIKSCPDAIDEVFNSKLHIVGGIGITIGVIMVFGLIFTMLLCCAIRKSREVV